A single window of Trichocoleus sp. DNA harbors:
- the thiO gene encoding glycine oxidase ThiO, with protein sequence MNSSTDIFVIGSGVIGLSIAIELKLRGAAVTVLSRNFQQAASHAAAGMLAPSAEAIEPSPMLDLCCRSLALYPDWISKLEDLSGTSTGYWACGILAPVYGTANESDKVGRGVTQRSDQTARYWLDRSAIHLAQPGLSSEVSGGWWYPEDGQVDNRALAQTLRSVAQILGVEIREGVEVTAIQQQQGRVTKLRSTIGDLQAGHYILATGAWSQSLIPVPVQPRKGQMLAVKVPQNSQAGLSLQRVLYGEEVYIVPRQHGQIVIGATSENVGFTPDNTLAGLQELINAAVRLYPALKDLPMQECWWGFRPATPDELPILGDSLCDNLTLATGHYRNGILLTPITAQLIADRIWNQTIDPLLPYFSWQRFLQPSIPTLAPSISTELIIQQPMLQFSTPTESPASLPSHASSLESPLVIAGRSFRSRLMTGTGKYRNFDEMRGSVASSGCEIVTVAVRRVQTNAPGHEGLAEALDWSKIWMLPNTAGCQTAEDAIRVARLGREMAKLLGQEDNNFVKLEVIPDSKYLLPDPIGTLKAAEQLVKEGFAVLPYINADPLLAKHLEEAGCATVMPLGSPIGSGQGIRNTANIQIIIENAKVPVVVDAGIGTPSEAAQAMEMGADALLINTAIAQAQDPVLMAQAMGMATQAGRFAYLAGRIPVKGLASASSPVTGTITS encoded by the coding sequence ATGAACTCATCCACTGACATCTTCGTTATTGGCAGCGGCGTCATTGGGCTGTCGATCGCTATTGAACTCAAACTACGCGGTGCTGCTGTCACTGTCCTGAGCCGCAATTTTCAGCAAGCCGCATCTCATGCTGCCGCCGGAATGCTTGCTCCCAGCGCCGAAGCGATCGAGCCGAGTCCGATGCTTGATCTGTGCTGCCGGAGTTTAGCGCTCTATCCCGATTGGATCAGCAAACTCGAAGACCTGAGCGGCACATCGACAGGATACTGGGCTTGCGGGATTTTGGCTCCTGTTTATGGAACAGCGAATGAATCGGATAAGGTAGGACGCGGAGTCACCCAGCGCTCAGATCAAACGGCTCGATACTGGCTCGATCGATCGGCAATTCATCTAGCGCAACCTGGGCTAAGTTCTGAGGTGAGCGGAGGTTGGTGGTATCCCGAAGATGGGCAGGTTGATAACCGCGCTTTGGCGCAAACCTTGCGATCGGTGGCGCAGATTTTAGGCGTTGAGATTCGAGAAGGCGTTGAAGTGACTGCAATTCAGCAGCAGCAAGGACGAGTCACTAAACTGCGATCGACGATTGGAGACCTACAAGCCGGACATTATATATTAGCGACAGGAGCTTGGTCGCAGTCATTAATTCCAGTTCCGGTGCAGCCGCGCAAAGGGCAAATGCTGGCAGTCAAAGTGCCGCAAAATAGTCAAGCAGGCCTGTCTCTCCAGCGCGTTTTGTATGGGGAAGAAGTGTATATTGTCCCCCGGCAGCATGGGCAAATTGTGATTGGGGCAACCAGTGAGAATGTTGGCTTTACGCCCGACAACACCCTTGCAGGACTACAAGAACTGATCAATGCAGCCGTTCGGCTTTATCCAGCGTTGAAAGATCTGCCGATGCAAGAATGCTGGTGGGGCTTCCGTCCGGCAACTCCAGATGAGCTACCCATTTTAGGCGATAGCCTCTGTGATAATCTGACGCTGGCAACCGGACACTATCGCAACGGCATTCTGCTCACGCCGATTACTGCCCAACTGATTGCCGATCGCATCTGGAATCAGACGATCGACCCCTTGCTGCCGTACTTCTCCTGGCAACGCTTTCTCCAGCCCTCGATCCCAACACTTGCACCCTCTATTTCGACCGAATTAATCATCCAACAACCCATGCTGCAATTTTCTACTCCTACAGAATCCCCTGCATCTCTTCCCTCTCATGCCTCTTCGCTTGAATCTCCACTGGTGATTGCCGGACGATCGTTTCGATCGCGACTAATGACGGGAACCGGGAAGTATCGCAATTTTGATGAGATGCGGGGCAGCGTTGCCTCTAGCGGTTGTGAGATTGTGACCGTGGCGGTGCGACGCGTCCAAACCAATGCCCCCGGACATGAAGGTCTCGCAGAAGCTCTGGACTGGAGCAAAATTTGGATGCTGCCCAATACCGCAGGCTGCCAGACCGCAGAAGATGCGATTCGGGTGGCGCGACTGGGGCGCGAAATGGCAAAACTTTTAGGACAGGAAGACAATAACTTTGTCAAGCTAGAGGTCATTCCTGACTCGAAGTATTTGCTTCCTGACCCGATCGGCACACTCAAAGCCGCTGAACAATTAGTCAAAGAAGGCTTCGCCGTTCTGCCCTATATCAATGCTGATCCTTTGCTAGCAAAACATTTAGAAGAAGCAGGCTGCGCTACGGTAATGCCGTTGGGTTCCCCGATCGGTTCTGGCCAGGGGATTCGGAATACTGCCAACATTCAAATCATTATCGAAAACGCAAAAGTGCCCGTGGTGGTTGATGCCGGAATTGGTACACCGAGCGAAGCGGCTCAAGCAATGGAAATGGGAGCGGATGCGCTGCTGATTAACACGGCGATCGCCCAAGCTCAAGATCCCGTCCTGATGGCGCAAGCAATGGGGATGGCAACTCAAGCCGGACGATTCGCTTATCTCGCTGGACGCATTCCAGTTAAAGGGTTGGCGAGTGCCAGTTC
- a CDS encoding 2Fe-2S iron-sulfur cluster-binding protein, with amino-acid sequence MPNVTAQGKTFECDRGANLRQVLLKHGIDLYNGQSKIINCMGIGTCGTCAVMVEGEVSTTNWRDTARRSLPPHSVTQNRRLACQVKVLGDIKVKKFDGFWGQGDRSVWGEG; translated from the coding sequence ATGCCCAACGTCACAGCACAGGGAAAAACATTTGAGTGCGATCGAGGTGCGAATCTGCGTCAGGTTCTCCTCAAGCATGGCATAGACCTCTACAACGGGCAGTCTAAGATCATCAACTGTATGGGCATTGGGACTTGTGGCACTTGTGCTGTGATGGTTGAAGGAGAAGTTTCCACAACAAACTGGCGCGACACTGCAAGACGATCGCTCCCACCCCATTCTGTCACGCAAAATCGGCGGCTTGCTTGTCAAGTAAAGGTTTTAGGCGATATTAAAGTTAAAAAATTTGACGGATTTTGGGGACAGGGCGATCGATCGGTGTGGGGAGAGGGGTGA